One part of the Paramormyrops kingsleyae isolate MSU_618 chromosome 2, PKINGS_0.4, whole genome shotgun sequence genome encodes these proteins:
- the nf2a gene encoding NF2, moesin-ezrin-radixin like (MERLIN) tumor suppressor a isoform X1, protein MASALASRMGLNALWKKTPKTFNVTIATMDADLKFSCEAKWKGRDLFDLVCRTLGLRETWFFGLQYNVKDTVAWLKMDKRVLDHDIPKEEGVTLNFLAKFFPENAEEELVQDITQHLFFLQVMKMILDEDIYCPPEASVLLASYAVQAKYGDYDPGLHKPGFLAQEQLLPNRVLNLYQMTPEMWEERITACYAEHRGKTRDEAEVEYLKIAQDLDMYGISYFFIKNKKGTNLLLGVDALGLHIFDPENKLTPKISFPWNEIRNISYCDKEFTIKPLDKKTDVFKFNSSKLRVNKLILQLCIGNHDLFMRRRRVDSLEVQQMKTQAREEKARKRMDRQRLVREKHLREEAERERDELERKLLQMQSEAQMANEALLRSEETADLLAEKAQIAEEEAKLLAQKAAEAEQEMQRIKVTAIRSEEEKRLLEQKMLEAEILALKMAEESERRTKEADQLKQDLQEARESEQRAKKKLLEITSRSAYTPAHPPSGALPPDIPGGGVSSENLSFDFKDTDMKRLSMEIEKEKWVSGWPGVMRVEYMEKSRHLQEQLNELKTEIESLKLKERETPLDILHNENTERGNSKQSSFKKLTLQSTKSRVAFFEEL, encoded by the exons ATGGCAAGTGCGCTAGCATCAAGGATGGGTCTAAACGCCTTATGGAAAAAAACGCCAAAGACCTTTAATGTCACAATAGCAACAATGGATGCCGATTTGAAATTTAGTTGTGAG GCTAAATGGAAGGGCCGGGACCTCTTCGACTTGGTGTGCCGGACGCTGGGCCTACGAGAGACTTGGTTTTTTGGGCTTCAGTACAACGTGAAGGACACTGTAGCCTGGCTTAAGATGGATAAAAGG GTCTTGGACCATGACATTCCCAAGGAGGAGGGAGTCACCCTGAACTTCCTGGCCAAGTTCTTCCCAGAGAACGCGGAGGAGGAGCTGGTCCAGGACATCACCCAGCACCTCTTCTTCCTGCAG GTGATGAAGATGATCCTGGATGAAGACATCTACTGCCCCCCCGAAGCATCTGTCCTGCTGGCTTCCTATGCTGTTCAAGCAAAG tacgGTGACTATGACCCTGGCCTTCACAAGCCAGGCTTTCTCGCTCAGGAACAGCTTCTGCCCAATAGG GTATTAAATCTGTACCAGATGACTCCGGAGATGTGGGAAGAGAGAATAACTGCTTGTTACGCTGAACACAGAGGGAAGACCAG GGATGAGGCAGAGGTGGAGTACCTGAAGATAGCTCAGGACCTGGATATGTATGGAATCAGCTATTTTTTCATAAAG AACAAAAAGGGAACTAACCTGTTGCTTGGGGTCGATGCCCTGGGGTTGCACATATTTGACCCGGAGAACAAGCTGACGCCCAAGATCTCCTTTCCCTGGAACGAAATCCGCAATATTTCTTACTGCGATAAAGAG tTCACCATCAAGCCCCTGGACAAGAAGACGGACGTTTTCAAGTTCAACTCGTCAAAGCTGAGGGTAAACAAGCTG ATCCTCCAGCTGTGCATCGGGAACCATGACCTGTTTATGAGGCGGCGTCGAGTGGACTCCCTGGAGGTGCAGCAGATGAAGACTCAGGCCCGTGAGGAGAAGGCCCGGAAGAGG ATGGACCGCCAGCGGCTGGTCAGGGAGAAGCACCTCCGCGAGGAGGCTGAGCGGGAGCGGGACGAGCTGGAGAGGAAGCTGCTGCAGATGCAGAGCGAGGCCCAGATGGCCAACGAAGCCCTG ctgcGCTCCGAGGAGACGGCCGACCTGCTGGCAGAGAAAGCCCAGATAGCTGAGGAGGAGGCCAAGCTGCTGGCCCAGAAGGCCGCCGAGGCCGAGCAGGAGATGCAGCGCATCAAGGTGACGGCCATCCGCAGCGAGGAGGAGAAGAGGCTCCTGGAGCAGAAGATGCTGGAGGCGGAGATCCTGGCGCTGAAGATGGCCGAGGAGTCGGAAAGGAG GACCAAGGAGGCCGACCAGCTGAAGCAGGACCTGCAGGAGGCGAGAGAGTCTGAGCAGAGGGCCAAGAAGAAGCTTCTGGAGATCACCAGCCGGTCGGCCTACACG CCGGCCCACCCCCCTTCCGGCGCCCTGCCACCAGACATCCCCGGGGGGGGCGTGAGCTCCGAGAACCTCTCCTTCGATTTCAAGGACACTGACATGAAGCGGCTGTCCATGGAGATCGAGAAGGAGAAGTGGGTGTCTGGGTGGCCGGGGGTCATGAG GGTGGAGTACATGGAGAAGAGCCGGCACCTCCAGGAGCAGCTCAATGAGCTCAAGACGGAAATTGAGTCACTGAAGCTGAAGGAGCGGGAGACGCCGCTGGACATCCTCCACAACGAGAACACGGAGCGGGGCAACAGCAAGCAGAGCAGCTTCAAGAAG CTGACCCTTCAGAGCACCAAATCCAGGGTGGCTTTCTTCGAGGAGCTCTAG
- the nf2a gene encoding NF2, moesin-ezrin-radixin like (MERLIN) tumor suppressor a isoform X2 — protein MASALASRMGLNALWKKTPKTFNVTIATMDADLKFSCEAKWKGRDLFDLVCRTLGLRETWFFGLQYNVKDTVAWLKMDKRVLDHDIPKEEGVTLNFLAKFFPENAEEELVQDITQHLFFLQVMKMILDEDIYCPPEASVLLASYAVQAKYGDYDPGLHKPGFLAQEQLLPNRVLNLYQMTPEMWEERITACYAEHRGKTRDEAEVEYLKIAQDLDMYGISYFFIKNKKGTNLLLGVDALGLHIFDPENKLTPKISFPWNEIRNISYCDKEFTIKPLDKKTDVFKFNSSKLRVNKLILQLCIGNHDLFMRRRRVDSLEVQQMKTQAREEKARKRMDRQRLVREKHLREEAERERDELERKLLQMQSEAQMANEALLRSEETADLLAEKAQIAEEEAKLLAQKAAEAEQEMQRIKVTAIRSEEEKRLLEQKMLEAEILALKMAEESERRTKEADQLKQDLQEARESEQRAKKKLLEITSRSAYTPAHPPSGALPPDIPGGGVSSENLSFDFKDTDMKRLSMEIEKEKVEYMEKSRHLQEQLNELKTEIESLKLKERETPLDILHNENTERGNSKQSSFKKLTLQSTKSRVAFFEEL, from the exons ATGGCAAGTGCGCTAGCATCAAGGATGGGTCTAAACGCCTTATGGAAAAAAACGCCAAAGACCTTTAATGTCACAATAGCAACAATGGATGCCGATTTGAAATTTAGTTGTGAG GCTAAATGGAAGGGCCGGGACCTCTTCGACTTGGTGTGCCGGACGCTGGGCCTACGAGAGACTTGGTTTTTTGGGCTTCAGTACAACGTGAAGGACACTGTAGCCTGGCTTAAGATGGATAAAAGG GTCTTGGACCATGACATTCCCAAGGAGGAGGGAGTCACCCTGAACTTCCTGGCCAAGTTCTTCCCAGAGAACGCGGAGGAGGAGCTGGTCCAGGACATCACCCAGCACCTCTTCTTCCTGCAG GTGATGAAGATGATCCTGGATGAAGACATCTACTGCCCCCCCGAAGCATCTGTCCTGCTGGCTTCCTATGCTGTTCAAGCAAAG tacgGTGACTATGACCCTGGCCTTCACAAGCCAGGCTTTCTCGCTCAGGAACAGCTTCTGCCCAATAGG GTATTAAATCTGTACCAGATGACTCCGGAGATGTGGGAAGAGAGAATAACTGCTTGTTACGCTGAACACAGAGGGAAGACCAG GGATGAGGCAGAGGTGGAGTACCTGAAGATAGCTCAGGACCTGGATATGTATGGAATCAGCTATTTTTTCATAAAG AACAAAAAGGGAACTAACCTGTTGCTTGGGGTCGATGCCCTGGGGTTGCACATATTTGACCCGGAGAACAAGCTGACGCCCAAGATCTCCTTTCCCTGGAACGAAATCCGCAATATTTCTTACTGCGATAAAGAG tTCACCATCAAGCCCCTGGACAAGAAGACGGACGTTTTCAAGTTCAACTCGTCAAAGCTGAGGGTAAACAAGCTG ATCCTCCAGCTGTGCATCGGGAACCATGACCTGTTTATGAGGCGGCGTCGAGTGGACTCCCTGGAGGTGCAGCAGATGAAGACTCAGGCCCGTGAGGAGAAGGCCCGGAAGAGG ATGGACCGCCAGCGGCTGGTCAGGGAGAAGCACCTCCGCGAGGAGGCTGAGCGGGAGCGGGACGAGCTGGAGAGGAAGCTGCTGCAGATGCAGAGCGAGGCCCAGATGGCCAACGAAGCCCTG ctgcGCTCCGAGGAGACGGCCGACCTGCTGGCAGAGAAAGCCCAGATAGCTGAGGAGGAGGCCAAGCTGCTGGCCCAGAAGGCCGCCGAGGCCGAGCAGGAGATGCAGCGCATCAAGGTGACGGCCATCCGCAGCGAGGAGGAGAAGAGGCTCCTGGAGCAGAAGATGCTGGAGGCGGAGATCCTGGCGCTGAAGATGGCCGAGGAGTCGGAAAGGAG GACCAAGGAGGCCGACCAGCTGAAGCAGGACCTGCAGGAGGCGAGAGAGTCTGAGCAGAGGGCCAAGAAGAAGCTTCTGGAGATCACCAGCCGGTCGGCCTACACG CCGGCCCACCCCCCTTCCGGCGCCCTGCCACCAGACATCCCCGGGGGGGGCGTGAGCTCCGAGAACCTCTCCTTCGATTTCAAGGACACTGACATGAAGCGGCTGTCCATGGAGATCGAGAAGGAGAA GGTGGAGTACATGGAGAAGAGCCGGCACCTCCAGGAGCAGCTCAATGAGCTCAAGACGGAAATTGAGTCACTGAAGCTGAAGGAGCGGGAGACGCCGCTGGACATCCTCCACAACGAGAACACGGAGCGGGGCAACAGCAAGCAGAGCAGCTTCAAGAAG CTGACCCTTCAGAGCACCAAATCCAGGGTGGCTTTCTTCGAGGAGCTCTAG